TTCTCTGAGATACAGTTTTCTAGATAACTTCGTACAAGATTGTGTAAGGTTTTGATTTGTCGTTGACTCTCCAAGATTTTCGGACCAAACTAGTTTTGTCTGTTTTTTCAAAGAGATGGAAGTGGGTGTCCTAAAGCCGTCTTTTTCGATCGGAAAGCTATCTTCTCTGGCGCCGGAGAAGATTCTGGAGCCATCTGTTCACTCGGAAGAAGAGGTTTTAGAGGACGGAGAAGAGATCGATGGTGGTGTGAGACTTATGTATTTGTCTAATGAAGGAGACATTGAAGGGATCAAGGAGCTTCTTGATTCCGGGATCGATGCTAACTACAGAGACATTGATGATCGTACTGCTCTCCACGTGGCGTCTTGCCAGGGGCTTAAAGATGTCGTGGAATTACTTCTTGAATGGGAAGCTGAAGTTGATCCTAAAGATCGATGGGGAAGCACGGTAATAAGAAACAACACCATACACTTTTGGTTTGTACTGTTAATAACGTATTaacgttttttttattaaaaaaaaaaaagcctctTGCAGATGCGATATTCTACAAGAACATTGATGTAATCAAGATACTTGAGACTCATGGAGCTAAACATCCGGTAATAATCTAACGTGGTTCGGTGTTTTGATTGTATATTTTGATGTAATTGTCATTTGGgagatttatattatttacatgATTTGTATATTTTCAGATGGCTCCAATGCACGTGGAAGCTGCTCTTGAAGTCCCTGAATATGAAATCAATCCCGACGAGCTTGATTTCACTCAAAGCAGAGAGATATCAAACGTAAAAATGTTATTGGCTTTAGTGAATCTTTTACTTATGTGTTCAATACTTTTTTCGTCTGATGGTGTGGAGTTTCTTGTATTTATAGGGAACTTATTGTATGGCAATGTGGCGTGGCATTCAAGTTGCGGTGAAGAAGCTCGATGATGAAGTTTTGAGCGATGAGGAACAAGTGTAAGTGGAATGATCTTGTAGAGGGTAGTAAAGGTTTTAGATTCCAAATGCCTTACCATGATTGTTTTGGTGTATGTGCGTGTAGAAGGAGATTCCATGATGAGCTTGCATTGCTCCAAAGGCTTAGGCATCCAAACATTGTTCAGTTTCTTGGTGCTGTTACTCAAAGTAATCCAATGATGATTGTTACTGAATATTTGCCTAGGGTATGATGACTTTCTCTGATAAAATTTGAcatctttctttcttaaaaACCAAGATCTCATTTTGATACATTCTTCAGGGGGATTTGCGCGAATTGCTGAAAAGGAAAGTACATTTAAAACCAGCTACCGCTGTTAGATACGCCCTTGATATTGCAAGGTATGCATTTTTTAAAGCTAtgctagattttgacccgtgggtttatttttggtttttaaaattctatttaatagaaattattatttagtaTATGTCTTATATACTTATAAGTTTTCtccatataatttataaaaccatAATGACATAATCTGTAATATAATGTGCTTTCAAAACAGTGtttctttttaatagtatagatgccTGTTCTTCGtagttcataaaaaaatttattagattTGTTTGTTATTCTTACATGTTCAAATATCTTTTAGGGGAATGAGCTATCTTCATGAGATCAAAGGAGACCCTATCATCCACCGAGATCTTGAACCTTCGTGAGTTCGCATTGTCAATATCAGCGTGTTTTTTGGTCGTCTCTTATATGTGCAGTTAGTATCAAGAAGCTCTTTAATTTTCTGGCAatggtaaaaataatatttgcaGAAACATACTGCGGGATGATACAGGGCATCTGAAAGTTGCAGACTTTGCAGTAAGCAAGCTTGTTACTGTTAAAGAAGACAAGCCTTTGACATTTCTAGACACTTCTTGTAAGCTTTTCTATATTTGGGAGCTTTCGTTCTTGATCTTCTTGATCAAATGTCTTGATTAATGAATCCCGTTATAACTCACTAATTGTAGGTCGATATATTGCTCCCGAGGTTTTCACCAGCGATGAATACGACACCAAAGCTGATGTTTTCTCCTTTGCATTGATTGTTCAAGAGGTAAGTACACTTCATTTACTATCTTTGTTTATTGACTCAGATCCGATAGAGCTTTTTTTCTGTACAACAAAagactattctattactcaagcttgaaaGTGGCCGGTCCAGAGAGTTATAATCTTGAAACAGTTATTAAAATCATTTGAGGACCGAATGATAATAATACATATTGACCACTAATATTTTGGGACCAAAGGCAAATGTTCTGAGTTGACTCCTTTCAGTGTCTGAATGTTTTAGATGATCGAAGGAAGAATACCCTTTGCGGAAAAGGAAGACAGTGAAGCTTCAGAAGCTTATGCATGCAAAGAGCGTCCATCTTTCAAAGCTCCAACTAAGCATTACCCTCATGGACTTAAGTCGTgagtctctttctttctttttctctgaaGAAAACAGTTTTGCATCAATTGATTGGTTTTGTCCATGTCATTAATCGGTTAGGTTCAAACCGTTTTATTTTGGTATCTCATAGGTTGATAGAAGAATGCTGGTTAGATAAACCGGCCAAGCGACCGACTTTCAGAGCGATCATTAAACGGCTTGAGTCCATTCTTCACCATATGGGCCACAAGCGACAATGGagggtctctctctctttgcacACTGATCAATGAGATTTTTGTCTTGTGGATTATGTTTTGTTCGTCTCTCTAATGTGTTTCTTCTTCCACATGTTTTTTGTTATCAGATAAAGCCATTGACATGCTTTCAGAAGTTCGAGCACAAGAAAAAACATAATTGGGATGTTAGCAGCCCTGATGGCTCTTCATCGGGTTCACATTTGTGATTCTTTAACCGGTTAAAAATGATTCTTTTGTATTCTTTCCGCTTTAGTTTGGCTTTCCCCTAAACAGCCGAATTTTACTTTGTAATGTTGTTTTACTTTGAAGAAAGTATTCGTGTGGTCTTGGACAGAAGttgcattttattttagtattaagTTGTAACGAGTCTTCAGATTTTTGAAGCtgtataatacatgtctaacgAATTATAAGGAATTTGTTTCAATCGAGTTTTTTCACTAAATGTTTTACATTTCTTCGAGTTTGATTCGGGTTTGTTCACGACAATGTCTTAAGTAATCTTCGACTTTCAGTCTCTATCAAATTGCTGGTGGTTCGTGGAAGAGACAAGAGGACTCTGTTTCTCCTAAGATACAGTTTCCAAGCTTTAGTAAACAATTTTCGGAGGGAAAGAAATGGAAGGAGACATGGATAACAACATCATACTTCAACCCAACTAATAAAGTTCATAAGCAGGTTCGTAATAGGATCTCTTCAGTTCGGGCCAGAGGAGAAAGAAGACTTGACCAAACTATGCAAGTTTGGTTTCTTTCATGATAACAACAGCGCTTTCTGTTTGTTTTCTTGCTTTCAAACAAGAGTATCAGTGGAGGTTATTGGTTGGTGTATTttgatggatttgaaaatccaaactaaatctagtgttattggttctatgattttaaaatatgtattgaaatcatttgttattcgtttaatgattcataaattctaattcaaatcaagtgttattcgtttaatgatttataaattctaattcaaatcaagtgttattcaatcatgcagatttactaataaatttgatttcataatgtatttgaatggatttgcatGAATTTGTTTGTGAAAAATACAAATGCCCAAATCCGaaggaaaacctccggatttgtaaatactaatccgagaaaatttgaaaatttgtatattttacttggatttataaatactatatggatttctaaatcaataaaaatatataaaccaataacacccccTTTGTAAAACGACTTTTTAAATGAGTCATTTTAACATTCTTTAAAGAAGAGGTGATATGTCAAATGAATAGTAATTAAAAAGGTAATTTTatggtaaaataaataaatttgattaatgtTGTGAAAAGTTTAGTGGaaacaaattcaaattcaaaataaataaatgaaatattattcGTCATTTTTGACGATCAGGAAGATCAATTGATCAGTATCAAATACGACTCGAACAATTGATCAGTACCAAATACGATCTCAACTCaaatataattcgaaaaaactactcaaacttcttaaaacgtgcttaaatctacattgactctaacagaagttagtcaatcgttaacaagataaaacgacgtcattttgatatacgaggaaaagtgccaatttcgaccccaacactctCAGTCGTGCCAAATAGGACCCGAATAAATGGTCAGTGCCAAAACCGACCtcaacttaattatatatagtttaagaaaaaactacatgaacttcttaaaacatgcataaatctacattgacttTGACAtaagttagtcaaccgttaacaagataagACGACGtctttttgatatatatatatatatatatatatatatatatatatatatatctatttttttttaaatatgttcatTCCGGAACTCAAACCATGATGTAATACCATTTTAAATgggcacactaacaactagatAAAAGTAcctttttaaaatactattacaaatttgaaattatataaactactattattcttcatcttatccaattaaaaattttggtgacaatttttttctgatttatataaatacattaacatgttttttatttatcatatataaacttatatcttactaaaatataaataataaaatatttgttattacCTAATCATatctttgaatttatttatataattttcttatataaattatttttaatttttaaacttaagtggatttttttttatttttcaaagttaatattatatattttgatattttgctCAAAAATGTTAAGAGGCCTTTTACCTTTCTTTCACTAAGATATATTGTACAAATTATTAGACATATTAAAcagtaactaaaatatataaagcaattaccaaagttttaaattggataagatgaaaaaaagaatagtagtttatataatggggaatttcaatttgtaataatatttcaaaattttactttagtctagttgttagtgtgcTCAATTAAAAGGATATCTCGGCACGGGTTTGAGTCCcgaaatgaacatattttaaaaaatatatatatatcaaaacgatGTCGTcttatcttgttaacggttgattaacttctgttagagtcaatgtagatttagacacattttaaaaagtttggctaatttttcttaaattataattgagttgaggtcgttTTTGGCATTGACAATTTGTTCGGATCCTATTTGGCATGACTGAGAGTGTTGGGGTCTAAATTGGCATTTTTCCTCATATATCAAAACGATgtcgttttatcttgttaacagttgactaacttctgttagagttaatgtagatttaggcacgttttaagaagttcggctagtttttttgaattataattgaatTGAAGTTTTATTTGACACTGATCATTTGTTCGGAtcgtatttggcacgactgaaaTTGTTAGGGTCGAAATTTCCACTTTTCCCGGTTGGGTGAAGAATGATTTTGAGGTATGGATGTATGTATTAATGGAGGTAGATGGAAGAAACATTAAATGCAAAGAGGAAGAACGACACTATGACGATGAACATCATGATTATAATGTGGTAGTTGAGGTTGGTCAAGTCTATGACTTTGTTCATGCTTCTTGTcttcaataataaataaacaaaaaaatcacttTGGGACCAAATGGTGAAGCATTTGTCAACAAAGATGCAACCATTCTGTTAATTCACAGTTAAAAATTTACAATCAAGACTTAAGAACTCTGAAGGGATATATACATATGCATGTTTGTACATGAGAACGAAAGACAACTGAATTACGTCGATAACCTTATCTTGAAGGTCATGGTGAGCATACAAAGCTATCATTCTAGCGAACAAGCGTCTTGAGATTGATCTAGTATGCCCTTTGCTTAACATCCATTTAGCCACCGGAGTTTTTTGACCAATTAACACCATCTATATCAAAACTTGCACTCAGTGCATATGAAGTCATGTTACTTAACTTGAATCACACGGTGAGATTGACTTCTCTTTCTCAAGATCTGCAAAAGCCTTAGCTGCAGCAATAATGAAAACTCAACCTCCCAAGCTAACCATTTGTTCAAAGTTCCATAAACAGCCTCTTTTTCATTTGGGAGTCAAGAGAGCTGCCATGTGAGAGTTGAGTTGTAGATCAACTTGGTTcaataaaacagagaaaaaataACCGAAAAAATTAGAGAGAAGATGCGATTTAGTGGTTTTAAATAAACCGAGAAAAATTAGTTTACTAGACCGATCAATCAACCGGAACaattttggtttatgatttaactCAACCTGATTGAACGTGTATTATAATGGGCCTTATTTGGACTATTTCATAGGAGGGAAACTTTGAACTGCAGCCACACTTAGTTTTTGTTTGGCAAAGTGACATAACTTTCTAAACCTTTTTTCTATCATCTGATatctttttagattttaataatcTAGCTTTACTTGAATTTATCATTAGAAAGTTTGTTCTAAAGTATCATACTTCACTTTTTGGAGTATGTGAtccattatttgatgttttgtcAAAGTAGAGGACTAATCTAATTCAAAAACTCGAACTAATCTTCAGCcactatataatttttgtagTGGCATGTGAAAATCTATCTCTAGTTTATACGGAATATCACAAACTCGAACTAATCTTTTTCTTATAGTTTTTAAACTTTGAGGATGAGACTAATATATCTTTGTGGACCCGAGACTAGACGGTTGATAATATCATAATATTCTTTCCGTTTCAGAAATATGTATCTTTTAGGTttttcacatttattaaaaaaaacatttcagatTTTAGTTATCAATGCATTATTTTTCGTTATCAACTATTTCCCAcaatttttaaccaataaaattttaataaacacaattatattttccgaagtttacaattttcaattattttatacattgaaaatgtaaaacatgtatcttttttaaacaatttgttttctaaaatatgATCTTTTTGGAACGGAGAGAGTACAATATAGACATCTCTTTCAAAGGAGGTTAAACCTATGACATAATAGAACCAACTCCTTACACAGTTACACCATTATGTCACCATAACTTTTGCAATTGTTTTAGCAAAGGCACATGTATTTCCAACTTCCCATGCCATAATCTACGTGTATTTAGTTGAAGAAGGTTTTAGATAGATTCTTATCAcgaccagatttaaaaaaaaaaaaaaaatctagacaACGTTTGTTAATCTTTTACCAACCGCTTGTGTTACACAACGATCACAATGTGTTACACACGAGTTCGAAAGAAAGAATAAGATAGACGTTTCAGGCTTATAAActtttctgaaaatacttttgtattattgagatttggttgttttgtttacaacagatgattgatctttatatagagatcgaatcaatacaagtataagagacacaactctttatactaaaggacacaacttgaagagttacaactctttgtgtaataacataaataactaacttatgtAAATGTATCAAGGAGAGATTAGATTATAGTTTAACACTCCTCCTTAATCATATCTCGACTTGACTCCAAGCTGCTTCCTTagatcttcaaatcttgaaccACCCAATACCTTTGTGAGAATGTCTGCGAGTTGATCATCCCCTTTGCAATACTTCAGTTCAATGATTCCCTTTTGCTCAGCTTCCCTCACGAAATGGTACTTGATCTCTATGTGCTTCGTCCTTCTGTGTTGCACCGGATTCTTCCCAATTGCTATTGCTGATTTTTTGTCACATAAGATTGGAATGCCTCCTTCAAACATCTGACCAAAGTCTTCAAATAGTCTTTGTAACCACACTGCTTGATTTGCTGCTGCACACACGGCTATGTACTCTGCCTCAGCCGTTGATTGCGCCACTGTTTGTTGCTTGCTTGACTGCCAACAAAACATGGCCTAGAAGTCTTGGTTCTTTCACGCTTGTGAAGTACACTCCAAAGTTTGATGTTCCTTTGACATATCTTAACACCCTCTTGGCTTCTTGGTAGTGCTTCATGCGAGGTGATGAGATGTATCTTGAGAGATAGGCGCTTGCATACATCACATCAGGTCTTGATGCACACAAGTACAAAAGCCCTCCAATGATGCTTCTATACTTAGTCGGATCTCCATACTCCTTGTCATCCTCAACTCCTTTTCCTTGTGGTGTAAGTGGGTTGCTTACACTCTTGCTGTCTCGCATCCTAAACTTGTCTACAAGTTTGTTTGCATATTTTTCTTGTGAAAGAAATATGCCTCCATTGTCTTGAATTACTTCCATTCCAAGAAAGTAGTTCAACAATCCAAGATCcaccatctcgaattctttcttcatGTTCTCCTTGAATGTGTTGATGCTCTGAATGTTGCTTCCTGTGATGAttatatcatccacatatagaCTCACGATCAACACATCTCCTCCTTGCTTCTTGATGTATAAGGCCGCATCATTCATACTCCTCTCAAAACCGTTTTGAAGAAAGTATGAATCTATCCTTCCATACCATGCCCTTGGGGcttgctttaaaccatataaagctTTGTGTAGCCTTAACACCTTGTGTTCCTTCCCGTGTGTCACATACCCAGGCGGTTGTGTGACATACACTTCTTCCTTGAGGTCGCCATTGAGAAAGGCtgacttcacatccatctgataCAATTGCCACTTCATCTGAGCCGCATAGGCAAGTATGGCTCGTAttgtatcatgtcttgagacagGAGCAAACGTCTCAAGGTAGTCAACACCATACTCTTGAgagaaccctcttgcaactagccgcgCCTTGTGCTTGATGTGATTGCCGTTTGCATCGGTCTTGATCTTGTAGATCCACTTCACACTTatcacattcttcttctttggcttgTCCACTAGTTCCCACGTCTTGTTCTTCTCAATCATGGCTATCTCCTCATTCATTGCTTCTCTCCATTCCTTGGTACCACACGCTTCATCATAAGTGTATGGTTCTTCATTTGCATGAAGACAAGCTTCTATAGCTTGAGCCGCTTCATCAAGCTCTACTCTCGGTGCCCTTTCCATGATATCAACCATGGACTTGAACTTCCTTGGTGCCTCAGAAGTTTCTTCATACTAGTATCATGATcatcattttgaaaagaaataggACTGAAAGTACCTCCAAATTGTTCCTCAGGACTGGATGCACCTTCGGTTTGTTCCTCAGGACTGGATGCACCTTCGGTTTGATCCTCAGGCGAGTGAGAGTCTTCCATAGACAACTCCAATGTCTTCCTCACTTCTTCTTGCCTTTTCCAATCCCACTTCTTTCCTTCTTCAAACTCGACATCTCTTGATACTTCAATCttctcattctccaaaatgAGAACTCTATAGCCTTTGGATTGGTTGCTATATCCAACAAAGACTCCACGCTTTGCCTTGACGTCTAGCTTCCTCCTCTTTTGATTTGGGATATGTATGTAGCATATGCTACCAAACATTCTCATGTGTGACACATCTGGCTTGTGTCCACACCACTTCTCTATAGGAGTGACATCTTCTTCTATTGCCTTTGATGGCAGACGGTTTTGAAGATATGAGGCAGTGTATACCGCTTCTGCCCATAACTTGAGCGGTAAGTCTTGTTCTGCCAACATAGATCTAGCCATCTCCACCAAGGTCCTATTCATGCGCTCCGCTGCACCATTTTGTTGCGGTGAATAAGGCAAGGTGACTTGCTTATtgattccttcttcttcacagaaCCGGTTGAATTCTCGTGAAGTGAACTCACCACCTCCATCTGATCTCAGTGTCTTGATGGTACAATCCGACTGCTTCTCCACCATTGCTTTGAACTTCTTGAACAGTGAGAATGTCTCTGACTTTTGCTTCATGAAGTATACCCAACACATGTGAGTATGATCATCCAAGAATAGCAAAAAGTATCGGCTTCCATCAACAGACTGGTGCTGCATCGGCCCACATACATCCGTATGTACAATCTCAAGCTTCTCTCTTGTCTTAGTTTGAGATTCCTTTGGGAAGCTTTTGCGTGATTGCTTTCCAAGTCTACACGCCTCACATGCTTCCTTCTTGACTTTAAACTTTGGTAATCCCTTTACCAAGTCTTTGTCTTGCATTTGTTGCAACCTTTTGTCGACTACATGACCAAGTCTCTTGTGCCATGTCTCCATCTTTCCTTGCTCACTAGCGCTCAAGGCCTCTTCTACCTGAGCCGAACTCATCCTGATTCGATAGCTTTTGTGAGTCATTGGGATATCCATTATCCTCCTTCCTTTTGCATCATCTATGATGCATCTCTTCTCTTGAAAACTCACCCGGTATCCGCTTGAAACAATTTGTGGAACACTCAACAAATTTTTTGCCAAACCCGGAACCAAGAATACATTTCTGATGGTCTTCTTGCCACCTTTGGTCATGACGGTAATGTCTCCTTTACCGGCTGTCATGACTGTGCTTCCATTTCCAATCTTTATTGGAACCTTGATACTCCTATCAAGCTTTGAGAAGTAACTCTCCTCCTTTGTCATATGATTAGTTGCTCCACTGTCTACTAACCAGACATCTTCCATCACTGTTGTTGCTGCTTCGCTCGCACTGAACAACATGTGATCTTCATTTGAATCTTCTTCGAGACTCACATGtgccttctctttcttctttgagtAGCACTGATTTGCAAAGTGGCCTAACTTGCCACAATTGTAACACTCCTTGTTACTTCTGTGATCCTTCTTTGGATCTTCCTTCTTCTGTTTCCTCCAACACTCGCTCTCATTGTGGTTGTTTCTCTTGCAGAAACCGCACCACTTCTTGCCTCCTTGGCGCTTTGAGTTGTCTTGTGTAACACCAGAATTTTTGTGTTTAACACGAGCATCGAATGCTCCTTCACTGGTGCTTTCTTCTCTTGCAGCCAGCCTTGCTTCATGAGCCTTCAAGATCCCGATCAACTCTGTCATCTTTGTTGAAGTCAAATCGCTTGTTTGCTCCAACACACTGACTATGCTATCGAACTTGGCTGGGAGAGAGATGAGTATCTTCTGTATGAGTTGAACATCTGACTTCTGTTCACCATGATAAGTTAATTGATTTGCCAATTCAACTATCTTATCTGTGAAGACCTTAATGTCTTCATTCTCATACATCTTCAGATTCTCATACTCCCTTCGCaatgtttgaagtttaatcAAACGAACTTGAGGAGAGCCTTCATACTCCTCCTTCAATGCATCCCACGCCTCTTTGGATGTTGATGCTGCTGCAATCCGTGAGAATATATGATCCGATACAGCAGTTTGCAAGATTTGCAAAGCCAATGTATCGTTCATCATCGATTCTTCTCTAAGCGATCTTGTCCTTGCTGTTTCAGGGGTTTCATCCACTTGTGCTGGTGGGGCTGCTACGCCTTCTTCAACCACAGACCATAACTTCCTGGTCTTGAGAATGGTTGTCATCTTGATGCTCCAGAAGTCGTACTTCTCTCCATCAAATATGAGGATTACTTGATTTTTCATCGTTTCGAGTGATTCCGAAATCGTATGACAAAATCCTCTAGCCTCCTTTTCTCCACgccaagtgtttctcttactagTGCTTTTTCCTTTGTCCTCTCAAAcgtaaagctctgataccatgttaatctTTTACCAACCGCTTGTGTTACACAACGATCACAATGTGTTacacacgagttcgagagaaagaataagatagacgtttcaggcttataaattattctgaaaatacttttgtattattgagatttggttgttttgtttacaacagatgattgatctttatatagagatcgaatcaatacaagtataagagacacaactctttatactaaaggacacaacttgaagagttacaactctttgtgtaataacataaataactaacttatgtAAATGTATCAAGGAGAGATTAGATTATAGTTTAACAACGTTAACATCAACGTCGATGTAATTACGATTGTTCCATACAAATTTATGTTGAACTAATCAGAAAAGAACACCTTATCTCTATTTCCACCTCTCCCCAATTAAATTTTCTGTA
The sequence above is drawn from the Brassica napus cultivar Da-Ae chromosome A8, Da-Ae, whole genome shotgun sequence genome and encodes:
- the LOC106360931 gene encoding integrin-linked protein kinase 1-like, with protein sequence MEVGVLKPSFSIGKLSSLAPEKILEPSVHSEEEVLEDGEEIDGGVRLMYLSNEGDIEGIKELLDSGIDANYRDIDDRTALHVASCQGLKDVVELLLEWEAEVDPKDRWGSTPLADAIFYKNIDVIKILETHGAKHPMAPMHVEAALEVPEYEINPDELDFTQSREISNGTYCMAMWRGIQVAVKKLDDEVLSDEEQVRRFHDELALLQRLRHPNIVQFLGAVTQSNPMMIVTEYLPRGDLRELLKRKVHLKPATAVRYALDIARGMSYLHEIKGDPIIHRDLEPSNILRDDTGHLKVADFAVSKLVTVKEDKPLTFLDTSCRYIAPEVFTSDEYDTKADVFSFALIVQEMIEGRIPFAEKEDSEASEAYACKERPSFKAPTKHYPHGLKSLIEECWLDKPAKRPTFRAIIKRLESILHHMGHKRQWRIKPLTCFQKFEHKKKHNWDVSSPDGSSSGSHL